Proteins from one Nitrospirota bacterium genomic window:
- a CDS encoding 4Fe-4S dicluster domain-containing protein, which yields MVIDLDRCTACGACAVACAQENNAPFGSPTDSPETRVIRWMEVLRAAQDGNHNATVRMIPMPCQHCEHPPCTKVCPVYATYRNPEGLVPQIYYRCIGCRYCVNACPYTCKYFNWTEPEWPETSVRGLNPDVSIRHKGVTEKCNFCMHRLQRAKDDAAAEGRAIQDGDYRTACQQACPAKAITFGNLDDPSTQVARAAESPRTTHLLEDLGTEPKVYYLREGA from the coding sequence ATGGTCATCGACCTCGATCGATGCACGGCGTGCGGGGCGTGCGCCGTGGCGTGCGCCCAGGAAAATAACGCTCCGTTCGGATCACCCACGGACAGTCCGGAGACGCGTGTCATCCGGTGGATGGAAGTTCTGCGCGCCGCGCAGGACGGAAATCACAACGCGACCGTGCGCATGATCCCGATGCCCTGTCAGCATTGCGAACACCCGCCGTGCACCAAGGTCTGCCCCGTCTATGCGACGTATCGGAACCCGGAAGGTCTCGTGCCGCAAATCTACTATCGCTGCATCGGGTGCCGGTATTGCGTGAACGCGTGCCCCTACACCTGCAAATACTTCAACTGGACTGAGCCCGAATGGCCCGAAACCTCCGTCCGGGGCCTCAACCCGGATGTCTCCATCCGGCACAAAGGCGTGACGGAGAAGTGCAACTTCTGCATGCACCGGCTCCAGCGAGCGAAAGACGACGCGGCCGCGGAAGGCCGGGCGATTCAGGATGGAGACTACCGCACGGCTTGCCAACAGGCCTGCCCCGCGAAGGCGATCACGTTCGGAAACCTGGATGATCCGTCCACTCAGGTTGCCCGGGCGGCCGAGAGCCCGCGGACGACCCACTTGCTGGAAGACTTGGGCACCGAGCCGAAGGTCTACTATCTGAGGGAGGGCGCATGA
- a CDS encoding cytochrome c3 family protein, giving the protein MMSQTVGRIMLALPLFLQACSRPVSQPVAYNHKVHVAGEEMECKECHARVEIGFQATLPELSACEDCHLEAQGEGPEEAKVVQAVNDAEPIGWERVYAVPDHVFFSHRRHVKVGEIDCVECHGEVRDRTHPFTVATPPISMSRCINCHRAKNASTDCAACHR; this is encoded by the coding sequence ATGATGTCACAGACTGTAGGCCGGATCATGCTCGCGCTCCCTTTGTTCCTACAGGCTTGCAGTCGGCCGGTCAGCCAGCCCGTTGCGTACAACCACAAGGTCCACGTGGCCGGGGAAGAGATGGAGTGCAAAGAATGCCACGCGCGCGTCGAAATCGGTTTTCAGGCCACTCTTCCCGAACTCTCCGCGTGCGAGGACTGCCACTTGGAAGCACAAGGGGAAGGTCCCGAAGAAGCGAAGGTGGTACAGGCGGTAAATGACGCCGAACCGATCGGTTGGGAACGGGTGTACGCGGTGCCGGACCACGTTTTCTTCTCGCATCGACGGCACGTGAAAGTCGGCGAAATCGATTGCGTGGAATGCCATGGGGAGGTTCGGGATCGGACTCACCCCTTCACGGTCGCCACGCCGCCCATTTCCATGTCCCGGTGTATCAACTGCCACCGGGCGAAGAACGCCTCAACCGATTGCGCAGCTTGCCACCGATGA
- a CDS encoding molybdopterin-dependent oxidoreductase, whose protein sequence is MKRRDFLGVVAASAAASTACHEINLQRIVGDVPVRPAPSLRPGIEKYVETLCGACAAGCGIRVRVVDGNAVQVEGLKDHPVNDGGICPRGAAEIQNLYHPARLSQPLLRKSKQEPMEGVPWDAALAAASLELRAAQERRAGILFVVGPTASPAEVEVVTRMVQELRGAGVVRLAVPMYELPEDAFRLMLGVENARYDLPRAEYILTIQSDWLQASHSPIEMQRTFAELRRSRSDRRIRMVHAGSRLSITALKSDRWIPIRPEGGAAFAHSIAAVLLEKGRHDPKAESLKGFGNYREWVLSRFGGDNLGLECGVEPESIREVAEEFGNRRPAIAVGRRGSLAEQCAVTALNLVVGSIGVAGGILPGGRVPIQAAAYSTSPSADGYPAEVTEGKRPSPQVVILYKANPLFGLADSTAWSRLLGSASIRTIVLGSFEDESARTADLVLPLSTPLESRQFRWGMTFSREPVLSVGPAALPPLHATRSGMDVLFDLAGRSGSKLPWGNSEEFVNRLLAEAGAESLAKKGGTWAFPAESARPAGSARFVLGPPPVPESKGAGKKLRLDVYPLLAFPYGEGAHLPYLHGLTAPSGREVWSSWVEIHPETAAQHGIQDGDRVEVRSDLGALTTVARVAHGIHPSAVAMPLGLGRKALGVFADGHGADPTALLAPSLDPDTRRHTWEGTQVEVRKI, encoded by the coding sequence ATGAAACGGAGGGATTTCCTCGGCGTGGTGGCTGCATCCGCGGCGGCCTCCACCGCATGCCATGAAATTAACCTCCAGCGGATCGTGGGAGACGTGCCGGTTCGGCCGGCGCCGTCGCTCCGCCCCGGAATCGAAAAATACGTGGAGACCCTCTGCGGGGCCTGCGCCGCCGGCTGCGGGATCAGGGTCCGTGTGGTGGATGGCAATGCGGTCCAGGTCGAAGGCCTGAAGGACCATCCGGTCAATGATGGAGGCATCTGCCCGCGGGGCGCGGCCGAGATCCAGAATCTCTACCACCCGGCCCGGCTGTCTCAGCCGCTCCTTCGAAAGTCAAAACAGGAGCCGATGGAGGGCGTCCCCTGGGACGCCGCCTTGGCAGCGGCCTCCCTTGAGCTGCGCGCTGCGCAAGAAAGGCGGGCGGGCATTCTGTTCGTCGTGGGACCCACGGCGTCGCCGGCGGAAGTTGAGGTCGTCACGCGCATGGTCCAGGAACTGCGCGGCGCCGGTGTGGTCCGTCTCGCGGTACCCATGTACGAATTACCCGAAGATGCTTTTCGCCTCATGCTCGGGGTGGAAAACGCGCGATACGACTTACCCCGCGCGGAGTACATCCTGACGATCCAGTCGGATTGGCTGCAAGCCTCTCATTCCCCCATCGAGATGCAGAGAACCTTTGCCGAACTCCGCCGATCGCGCTCCGATCGGCGGATCCGCATGGTTCACGCCGGCAGCCGTCTTTCGATCACGGCGCTCAAATCGGACAGGTGGATTCCGATCCGTCCGGAGGGCGGGGCCGCTTTCGCCCATTCCATCGCCGCGGTGCTGCTGGAGAAGGGACGGCACGATCCCAAGGCCGAGTCCTTGAAAGGTTTTGGGAACTACCGAGAATGGGTTCTTTCGAGATTTGGGGGCGACAACCTTGGGCTGGAATGCGGGGTCGAACCCGAATCCATCCGCGAGGTCGCCGAGGAGTTTGGGAATCGTCGCCCCGCGATTGCCGTGGGCCGGCGAGGCAGCTTGGCCGAGCAATGCGCCGTAACCGCACTGAATCTGGTGGTGGGATCTATCGGCGTGGCGGGAGGTATTCTGCCGGGGGGCCGTGTTCCCATCCAAGCCGCTGCTTACTCCACCTCGCCCTCTGCGGATGGCTATCCTGCGGAGGTGACGGAAGGTAAACGGCCGTCGCCCCAAGTCGTAATACTCTACAAGGCGAATCCTCTTTTTGGCCTGGCCGATTCGACGGCCTGGAGCCGTCTGCTCGGTTCAGCGTCGATTCGCACTATTGTTCTCGGCTCTTTCGAAGACGAATCCGCCCGGACCGCCGATCTTGTTCTGCCCCTGTCCACACCCTTGGAGAGCCGCCAGTTCCGTTGGGGGATGACGTTTTCGAGAGAGCCGGTGCTCAGTGTCGGACCGGCCGCGCTTCCGCCTCTCCACGCTACGCGCAGCGGAATGGATGTCCTTTTCGATTTGGCCGGTCGGAGTGGGAGCAAGTTGCCGTGGGGAAACAGTGAGGAGTTTGTCAACCGGCTCTTGGCCGAGGCAGGGGCCGAAAGCCTCGCGAAAAAGGGCGGTACGTGGGCCTTCCCCGCCGAGTCCGCGAGGCCGGCAGGCTCCGCGAGATTCGTATTGGGTCCCCCCCCGGTTCCGGAATCGAAAGGGGCCGGGAAGAAGCTGCGCCTTGATGTTTACCCCCTCCTCGCTTTCCCGTACGGCGAAGGGGCACATCTGCCCTATCTCCACGGACTCACGGCGCCCAGCGGGCGCGAGGTGTGGTCGAGTTGGGTGGAAATCCATCCGGAAACCGCCGCTCAGCACGGCATTCAAGACGGAGACCGCGTTGAGGTGCGCTCCGACCTCGGCGCTCTTACAACCGTGGCGCGGGTCGCCCACGGTATCCATCCCTCCGCGGTGGCGATGCCGCTCGGCCTCGGTCGAAAAGCCCTTGGCGTGTTTGCAGACGGACACGGCGCCGATCCCACCGCACTGCTGGCGCCCTCATTGGACCCGGATACGCGTCGGCACACCTGGGAAGGGACTCAAGTTGAAGTGAGGAAAATCTAG
- a CDS encoding c-type cytochrome, whose amino-acid sequence MKYLSSLIIVPMLLLPALAKAGPDPKEVFSSKCSKCHSMKLDKIDKKVSKAGKRAKGPDLSGVGLKYEEAWFSKWLSKEVEKDSLYQQGKKIKHKKNFKKEGEETLKAMATWLSQHKTKVEVSPEEEGAAEEEEEEKEE is encoded by the coding sequence ATGAAATATCTGTCGTCACTGATCATTGTACCCATGCTCCTGCTGCCGGCCTTGGCCAAGGCCGGCCCCGACCCGAAGGAGGTCTTCTCGAGCAAGTGCTCCAAGTGCCACTCGATGAAGCTGGACAAGATCGACAAGAAGGTCTCCAAGGCGGGGAAACGGGCGAAAGGGCCCGACCTCTCCGGAGTGGGACTCAAGTACGAGGAGGCTTGGTTCTCGAAATGGCTGAGCAAGGAAGTGGAGAAAGACTCCCTGTACCAGCAGGGGAAGAAGATCAAACACAAGAAGAACTTCAAGAAAGAGGGAGAGGAAACCCTTAAGGCGATGGCCACCTGGCTCAGCCAGCACAAGACGAAGGTGGAGGTTTCTCCCGAGGAGGAGGGTGCAGCCGAGGAAGAGGAAGAAGAAAAGGAAGAGTAG
- the nrfD gene encoding polysulfide reductase NrfD — MRSISPPAPAYLKPPVFLPPTPAYMPPPGFGARRDWAFYVQAGGLVGFWGFALTVVGWFAWRAFTLHRLGDIWLPAVFIGSLVGGVFLLLASVLTYTFLALGAKGSKSYSVPTLEPGEEVLLAPILGKPSPAFWVAVLVLGSVALAALYAFSRQLQYGLGVTGLGRPVFWGFYIINFIFFIGISHAGTLISAILRISQAEWRRAITRSAEVITVLVLFFGAGNIILDMGRPDRLLNVFRFGRLESPLLWDVCSITTYLTGSTIYLYLPLIPDIAFLRGRVQGWRRHLYHLLSFGWEDTPEQRAVIERVIAVMAVVVIPVAISVHTVVSWVFSMTLKPMWHSTIFGPYFVVGAIYSGIAALLIAMAILRKAYHLEDFLKPVHFNYLGILMLVMTCLWFYFTFAEFLTTYFGGVPSELSIFFSKIGGSFSWPFWAMVACCFLLPFTILVRGKGRSVAGCVGASIFVVIGMWLERFVIIVPSGVRPMLPYPQSHYMPSWVEILLFAGCISGFCLLYVLFSRFFPIVSIWEVREGRHLAAGEVAKRVRTYFPGQKAASE, encoded by the coding sequence ATGAGATCCATTTCTCCACCGGCGCCCGCATACCTCAAGCCGCCCGTTTTTCTCCCGCCGACCCCCGCCTACATGCCTCCACCCGGGTTTGGCGCGCGGCGAGACTGGGCGTTCTACGTTCAGGCCGGAGGCTTGGTCGGGTTCTGGGGGTTCGCGCTGACGGTGGTGGGCTGGTTTGCCTGGCGCGCGTTCACGTTGCACCGGCTTGGGGACATCTGGCTGCCGGCCGTCTTCATCGGTTCGCTGGTAGGAGGCGTTTTCCTGCTTCTCGCCTCGGTCCTGACCTACACCTTCCTCGCCTTGGGCGCCAAAGGATCGAAATCCTATTCCGTGCCGACATTGGAACCGGGAGAAGAGGTCCTGCTGGCCCCCATCCTCGGGAAACCGAGCCCCGCTTTTTGGGTGGCGGTTCTGGTCCTCGGCTCCGTGGCCCTGGCGGCCCTCTATGCGTTCAGCCGCCAATTGCAATATGGCTTGGGCGTGACGGGCCTTGGCCGGCCCGTCTTCTGGGGCTTCTACATCATCAATTTCATCTTCTTTATCGGCATCAGCCACGCGGGCACGCTGATTTCAGCCATTCTCCGAATCTCCCAGGCCGAGTGGCGCCGCGCGATCACCCGCTCCGCGGAAGTCATCACCGTTCTTGTCCTGTTCTTCGGCGCGGGGAACATCATTCTCGACATGGGTCGTCCGGACCGCCTCCTGAACGTCTTCCGATTCGGACGGCTCGAATCCCCGCTCCTGTGGGACGTGTGCAGCATCACCACCTACCTGACCGGCTCCACCATCTACCTCTACCTTCCGCTCATTCCGGACATTGCGTTCCTCCGGGGCCGTGTTCAAGGATGGCGGCGGCATCTCTACCATCTCCTCTCTTTTGGGTGGGAGGATACGCCGGAACAAAGGGCGGTCATCGAGCGGGTGATTGCCGTCATGGCCGTCGTGGTCATCCCGGTGGCTATCTCCGTCCATACCGTCGTGTCGTGGGTCTTCTCCATGACGCTGAAACCGATGTGGCATTCCACCATCTTCGGCCCGTACTTCGTCGTCGGAGCCATCTACTCCGGCATCGCCGCACTTCTCATTGCCATGGCCATCCTCCGGAAGGCGTACCACCTCGAGGACTTCCTGAAGCCCGTCCATTTCAACTACCTGGGGATCCTGATGCTGGTCATGACCTGCCTGTGGTTCTACTTCACCTTCGCGGAGTTTCTCACGACTTACTTCGGCGGCGTCCCGTCAGAACTGTCCATCTTTTTCTCCAAGATCGGAGGATCGTTCTCGTGGCCCTTCTGGGCGATGGTGGCATGTTGTTTCCTTCTGCCCTTCACCATACTGGTCCGCGGGAAGGGGCGTTCCGTGGCGGGGTGCGTGGGGGCCTCCATTTTCGTCGTGATCGGAATGTGGCTGGAGCGCTTCGTCATCATCGTCCCCTCCGGTGTTCGGCCGATGCTTCCCTATCCGCAAAGCCACTACATGCCGAGTTGGGTGGAGATTCTTCTCTTTGCCGGGTGCATCTCGGGCTTCTGCCTGCTGTACGTCCTTTTCAGCCGGTTCTTCCCCATCGTCTCCATCTGGGAAGTCCGGGAAGGGCGACACCTCGCCGCGGGGGAAGTGGCGAAGCGTGTCCGAACCTATTTCCCGGGGCAAAAAGCGGCATCGGAGTAG
- a CDS encoding retroviral-like aspartic protease family protein, protein MNWEMMNAPFSALPATCTGCKLKQMARPFTTKISVGGWGNGGPGKGEEIEVLVDTGAAYTSLPKNLLERLKVPVRGALKLQMADGSIIERSFGPCEVKVLDRWVGTTVVFANEADLPLLGTNTMDDASVDVDLHGKRLVPVQAIQA, encoded by the coding sequence ATGAATTGGGAAATGATGAATGCCCCCTTTTCCGCGTTGCCGGCGACCTGCACGGGGTGTAAACTCAAACAGATGGCACGGCCCTTCACCACGAAAATCAGCGTCGGAGGCTGGGGGAACGGCGGTCCCGGAAAAGGTGAGGAAATTGAAGTGTTGGTCGATACCGGCGCCGCCTATACCTCCCTCCCGAAGAATCTCTTGGAGCGCCTCAAGGTCCCGGTTCGCGGCGCGCTAAAGCTGCAAATGGCAGATGGCAGCATCATCGAGCGATCCTTCGGCCCGTGCGAGGTGAAGGTCTTGGATCGATGGGTCGGCACCACGGTCGTGTTTGCAAATGAGGCGGATCTCCCTCTGCTCGGCACGAATACCATGGACGATGCAAGCGTGGACGTGGATCTCCATGGAAAGCGCCTCGTCCCTGTTCAAGCGATCCAAGCCTGA